One genomic window of uncultured Erythrobacter sp. includes the following:
- a CDS encoding lysozyme — translation MRTLDDTIDKLLEGSAPPAQDTTSASSAPIVSVPKVTRRTRNSRRIGDAGTALIKAFEGCSRKRRDGLIEAYPDPGTGGEPWTIGWGATGKGLEPDLSIGPGTVWTQAQCDERLADDLKRYAADVARAIGDTPTTQAQFDALVSFHYNTGAIARATLTKKHNALDYSGAAREFARWNKAGGRVMKGLVRRREAEAELYQR, via the coding sequence GTGAGAACGCTTGACGACACCATCGACAAGCTACTCGAAGGGTCAGCCCCGCCTGCACAGGACACCACGAGTGCATCCAGCGCCCCAATCGTCTCGGTCCCCAAGGTAACGCGTAGGACGCGCAATTCGCGGCGAATTGGCGATGCGGGAACAGCGCTGATCAAGGCCTTTGAAGGCTGCTCCCGCAAGCGCCGCGATGGCTTGATCGAAGCCTATCCTGACCCCGGAACCGGAGGCGAACCCTGGACCATTGGCTGGGGCGCGACTGGTAAGGGATTAGAGCCAGACTTAAGCATCGGACCCGGCACCGTCTGGACTCAGGCGCAATGCGACGAACGGCTTGCAGACGATCTGAAGCGCTACGCTGCCGATGTGGCCCGTGCGATTGGCGATACCCCGACGACGCAAGCGCAATTCGATGCGCTGGTCAGCTTTCACTACAACACCGGCGCGATTGCGCGCGCTACCCTGACTAAGAAGCACAATGCGCTCGACTACTCCGGCGCTGCGCGAGAATTCGCGCGCTGGAACAAGGCCGGTGGACGGGTGATGAAAGGCTTGGTCAGGCGGCGGGAGGCCGAGGCGGAATTGTACCAGCGCTAA
- a CDS encoding T6SS effector amidase Tae4 family protein encodes MSRFDLLWDAHPGRDFVCDATLFGNQCAMRIGVALRSIGAQLTGLKTCVTYDRRKFASHQPGHTRSAQEVANHFYRVTKGKGLDAKSFRIYTGSMTDNMDTLKDKSGMLFIMNGWGSTDHIDVWKGNGTTGELKGGQSDYFGRGSQVWLWEFD; translated from the coding sequence ATGTCACGTTTTGACTTGCTTTGGGATGCCCATCCCGGGCGGGATTTTGTCTGCGATGCGACGCTGTTCGGCAATCAATGCGCGATGCGCATCGGTGTCGCTTTGCGATCGATCGGCGCGCAGCTGACCGGGCTGAAGACCTGCGTCACTTATGATCGCCGCAAATTTGCCAGCCACCAGCCGGGGCACACACGCTCGGCGCAGGAAGTCGCCAATCACTTCTACCGCGTGACCAAGGGCAAGGGGTTGGATGCCAAATCGTTCCGCATCTACACTGGCAGTATGACCGACAATATGGACACGCTGAAGGATAAGAGCGGGATGCTCTTCATCATGAATGGCTGGGGCAGCACCGACCATATCGACGTGTGGAAGGGCAATGGAACGACCGGCGAGTTGAAGGGCGGGCAGTCCGACTATTTTGGAAGGGGCTCTCAGGTATGGCTTTGGGAATTCGACTAG
- a CDS encoding helix-turn-helix transcriptional regulator, with protein MENRLKHHREGRGWSQGELARRLGVSRQTINAVETDKYDPSLPLALRMSKLFGVSVPDLFIDHWEPE; from the coding sequence TTGGAAAACCGCTTGAAACATCACCGCGAAGGGCGCGGCTGGAGTCAGGGCGAACTTGCCCGCCGGCTCGGCGTTTCGCGGCAGACGATCAATGCGGTCGAAACCGACAAATACGATCCTTCGCTGCCACTGGCGCTGCGCATGTCGAAGCTGTTTGGCGTGAGCGTGCCCGACCTGTTTATCGATCACTGGGAACCGGAATAA
- a CDS encoding helix-turn-helix transcriptional regulator, giving the protein MTVLALVVATLAQAIFCISVLSIKAIASPNHLLLAGLFVIFCFASGGPVVETFAPAVLHHFYILTLPAYLLMPPLLWFYISWLTAERPWQMERRYWWQLLPGFLALIVILFEFAVSPGGKWYFDEIANLPWYLSVPFALIGMFHFALFLFWMPQSVVYLFLIVRRLIDYRAKIKTHFASHEGRGLGWLFGFLAVFIVVWIAALVTLLAQNVGQVKIMPREVGAALFLLLVWSLGLLGLSQRPGFEGDYVEDEDLCDPDPASPETEGEKYQRSALGEDQAQRIAAKIKHAMERDQLYLDPSLSLNKLARHTLVSPNHISQTLNETLGACFFDYVNGWRIRSAESEILQSDKTVLEIALEAGFNARSSFYKAFKRETGKTPSEYRKAGGRD; this is encoded by the coding sequence GTGACCGTGCTTGCCCTGGTCGTCGCGACACTTGCGCAGGCGATTTTCTGCATCAGTGTCTTGTCGATAAAGGCAATTGCCTCACCAAATCACTTACTGCTGGCTGGATTGTTTGTGATCTTCTGCTTTGCGTCTGGTGGTCCGGTGGTCGAGACTTTCGCTCCCGCCGTGCTCCACCACTTCTACATCCTGACTCTGCCGGCTTACCTGCTGATGCCGCCGCTGCTGTGGTTCTATATCAGCTGGCTGACGGCCGAGCGGCCATGGCAGATGGAGCGGCGGTACTGGTGGCAGTTGCTGCCGGGGTTTCTCGCGCTGATCGTTATCCTTTTCGAGTTTGCAGTGAGCCCGGGAGGCAAGTGGTATTTCGACGAGATCGCCAATCTGCCATGGTATCTATCGGTCCCATTTGCGCTGATCGGAATGTTCCACTTCGCGTTGTTCCTGTTCTGGATGCCGCAATCGGTCGTCTATCTTTTTCTAATTGTTCGGCGGCTGATCGACTATCGCGCGAAGATCAAAACGCATTTCGCCAGTCACGAAGGTCGCGGGCTTGGTTGGCTATTCGGCTTTCTTGCGGTCTTCATAGTCGTATGGATCGCAGCGCTGGTCACCTTGCTGGCGCAGAATGTGGGTCAGGTAAAAATCATGCCTCGCGAGGTCGGCGCGGCCTTGTTCCTGCTGTTGGTTTGGTCGCTCGGCCTGCTCGGCCTGTCGCAGCGCCCCGGTTTCGAAGGCGACTATGTCGAGGATGAAGACTTGTGCGATCCTGACCCAGCCAGTCCAGAAACTGAAGGTGAAAAGTATCAACGCTCAGCTCTTGGAGAGGACCAGGCCCAGCGCATCGCTGCCAAGATCAAACACGCAATGGAGCGCGACCAGCTGTATCTTGATCCCAGCCTGTCGCTCAACAAGCTAGCCCGGCACACGCTGGTTTCGCCCAACCACATTTCGCAAACACTCAACGAAACGCTTGGGGCCTGCTTCTTCGACTACGTCAACGGCTGGCGGATACGATCCGCTGAATCCGAGATATTGCAGAGCGACAAGACCGTGCTGGAAATCGCGCTGGAAGCAGGCTTCAACGCGCGCTCCTCCTTCTACAAGGCGTTCAAGCGCGAAACCGGCAAGACGCCGAGCGAATACCGCAAGGCAGGCGGGAGAGATTGA
- the glnA gene encoding type I glutamate--ammonia ligase translates to MATVNDVLKQIKDEEIEWVDLRFTDPKGKWQHLTMAASVMDEDALEDGLMFDGSSIEGWKTINESDMILKPDMDAAYIDPFSATPMLSLFCNIVEPSDGQLYGRDPRSTATRAEAYLASTGIGDTVYVGPEPEFFMFDDVRFEDGYAGSGYAIDDIELPTNSGKEYEMGNMAHRPRAKGGYFPVAPVDSAMDIRGEMVSTMMEMGLNMDKHHHEVAAAQHELGITYSSLTRAADQVQVYKYVVQQVAHAYGKTATFMPKPIKEDNGSGMHSHMSIWKDGKPTFAGNEYAGLSENCLYYIGGVIKHAKAVNAFTNATTNSYKRLVPGFEAPVLLAYSARNRSASCRIPYGAGEKAKRVEFRFPDALANPYLAFSALLMAGLDGIENKIHPGEAMDKNLYDLPPAELAEVPTVCGSLREALESLEEDNEFLLKGDVFSMDQIEAYAELKWEEVIRLETTPAPVEFDMYYSA, encoded by the coding sequence ATGGCAACCGTGAATGACGTCCTGAAACAGATCAAGGACGAGGAAATCGAGTGGGTCGACCTGCGCTTCACCGATCCCAAGGGCAAATGGCAGCACCTGACCATGGCCGCCAGCGTCATGGACGAAGACGCCTTGGAAGACGGTTTGATGTTCGACGGCTCTTCGATCGAAGGCTGGAAGACCATCAACGAATCCGACATGATCCTGAAGCCGGACATGGACGCTGCTTACATCGACCCGTTCAGCGCAACGCCGATGCTCTCGCTGTTCTGCAACATTGTGGAGCCATCGGACGGCCAGCTTTACGGCCGCGATCCGCGCTCGACCGCGACCCGCGCCGAAGCCTATCTCGCATCGACCGGCATCGGCGACACCGTCTATGTCGGACCGGAACCTGAATTCTTCATGTTCGACGATGTGCGTTTCGAAGATGGCTATGCAGGGTCAGGCTACGCGATCGACGATATTGAACTGCCGACCAACAGCGGCAAGGAATACGAGATGGGCAACATGGCCCACCGTCCCCGCGCCAAGGGTGGATACTTCCCCGTCGCTCCGGTCGACAGCGCGATGGACATTCGCGGCGAGATGGTCTCGACGATGATGGAAATGGGCCTCAACATGGACAAGCACCACCACGAGGTGGCCGCTGCCCAGCATGAACTTGGCATAACCTATTCGTCACTGACCCGCGCCGCCGACCAGGTGCAGGTCTACAAATATGTCGTGCAGCAGGTCGCGCACGCATACGGCAAGACCGCGACCTTCATGCCCAAGCCGATCAAGGAAGATAACGGCAGCGGCATGCACAGCCACATGTCGATCTGGAAAGACGGCAAGCCAACTTTCGCAGGCAATGAATATGCCGGTCTGTCGGAAAACTGCCTGTATTACATTGGCGGTGTCATCAAGCACGCCAAGGCAGTGAACGCCTTCACCAACGCCACCACCAACAGCTACAAGCGTCTGGTTCCGGGCTTCGAAGCGCCAGTGCTGCTCGCCTATTCGGCGCGCAACCGCTCGGCATCGTGCCGTATTCCGTATGGCGCGGGCGAAAAGGCCAAGCGCGTCGAGTTCCGCTTCCCGGATGCTCTCGCCAACCCGTATCTCGCCTTCTCGGCGCTGCTGATGGCTGGCCTCGACGGGATCGAGAACAAGATCCACCCTGGCGAAGCCATGGACAAGAACCTCTACGACCTGCCACCGGCAGAACTCGCCGAAGTTCCAACCGTCTGCGGCAGCTTGCGTGAAGCGCTCGAAAGCCTTGAGGAAGACAACGAATTCCTGCTCAAGGGCGACGTGTTCTCCATGGACCAGATCGAAGCCTATGCCGAACTGAAGTGGGAAGAGGTCATCCGCCTCGAAACCACGCCTGCTCCGGTCGAATTCGACATGTACTACAGCGCGTAG
- a CDS encoding P-II family nitrogen regulator yields the protein MKKIEAIIKPFKLDEVKEALHEIGVSGITVTEARGFGRQKGHTELYRGAEYVVDFLPKVKLEVVVDDDQADRVVEAVASAAQTGRIGDGKIFVTAIESALRIRTGETDADAV from the coding sequence GTGAAGAAGATCGAAGCGATCATCAAACCCTTCAAACTCGATGAGGTGAAGGAAGCGCTCCATGAAATCGGTGTCTCCGGTATCACCGTGACCGAAGCGCGCGGATTTGGCCGGCAAAAGGGCCATACAGAGCTTTATCGCGGCGCTGAATACGTCGTCGATTTCCTGCCAAAGGTGAAACTCGAAGTCGTCGTCGATGACGATCAGGCTGACCGCGTCGTCGAGGCAGTGGCCTCAGCCGCCCAAACTGGGCGCATTGGCGACGGCAAGATCTTCGTCACCGCCATCGAAAGCGCGCTGCGCATCCGCACCGGAGAAACCGACGCGGACGCTGTCTGA
- the argC gene encoding N-acetyl-gamma-glutamyl-phosphate reductase: MATRIFIDGAAGTTGLEIRERLADRAEFELLVLGDAQRKDVAARKEALHEADIAILCLPDDAAREAVKMAEGSNTRIIDASSAHRVADGWTYGFPELIGHDRVAEAQFVSNPGCYPTGFLALVAPLVRADLLPADWPFTCNAVSGFSGGGNALIERFNEEFDLAYRTYGLDLAHKHRPEMQRHAGLDHGVLFSPSVIPAYRGMLVEVPLHLGAMSTDPHSESLRDALFGHFADSAVVSVFHRATPSELTLNSMPDPWDGMELFVCGNEGGWNARLIARLDNLGKGASGAAIQNLNIMCGLPETTGLRL; this comes from the coding sequence ATGGCAACACGCATTTTCATCGACGGTGCAGCAGGCACCACTGGCCTCGAAATCCGCGAACGGCTCGCCGATCGAGCCGAGTTCGAGCTGCTGGTGCTGGGCGACGCGCAGCGCAAGGATGTGGCCGCACGTAAAGAAGCGCTGCACGAGGCAGATATCGCGATCCTGTGCCTGCCGGATGATGCAGCGCGCGAAGCGGTGAAAATGGCTGAAGGTTCGAACACACGGATCATCGACGCGTCAAGCGCGCACCGGGTAGCTGATGGATGGACCTACGGGTTCCCCGAATTGATCGGACACGACAGAGTTGCGGAGGCGCAGTTTGTGTCCAATCCAGGGTGTTATCCGACCGGGTTTCTCGCGCTGGTCGCGCCGCTCGTCCGCGCTGATTTACTCCCAGCCGACTGGCCGTTCACTTGCAACGCCGTCAGTGGGTTTTCAGGGGGCGGGAACGCTTTGATCGAGCGTTTCAACGAAGAATTCGATCTCGCTTATCGGACCTACGGCCTCGACCTTGCTCACAAGCACCGTCCGGAGATGCAGCGGCACGCAGGGCTCGACCATGGAGTGCTTTTCTCGCCCTCGGTCATTCCAGCCTATCGGGGGATGCTTGTTGAGGTTCCCCTTCACCTAGGCGCTATGTCCACCGACCCGCACTCGGAGAGCCTGCGCGACGCGTTGTTTGGTCATTTTGCCGATTCGGCTGTCGTTTCAGTCTTCCACCGCGCAACGCCAAGCGAACTGACACTAAACAGCATGCCCGATCCTTGGGATGGGATGGAGTTGTTCGTGTGTGGAAATGAAGGCGGGTGGAACGCGCGCCTCATCGCGCGGCTCGACAATCTCGGCAAAGGCGCATCGGGCGCGGCGATCCAGAATCTCAACATTATGTGTGGGCTACCCGAGACCACGGGACTGCGTCTCTGA
- a CDS encoding M17 family metallopeptidase: protein MTDINDLIQPDHGQDATAIHLTTAGAYEEFAKTLSAGQRSSLAAQKFEGNAGQVGIVPDGDKWFAMGGVANPKNMTSWCLAALSEQLPEGTYRLVDHQPGAAAFGWLTAHYRFTRYRDDDNATGPRVLLTEQVGRLPGYIAEAEAEMLVRDLVNTPAEDMGPTALEGEVEKLVKAHGAELKVTKGDALEQGYPMVHAVGRAAARHHAPRIMHLEWGDKDAPVLAIIGKGVCFDSGGLDIKPASGMRLMKKDMGGAAHAIALAGLVMSAGLKVRLHLLIPAVENAISGPAFRPGDVLDSRQGLSVEIHNTDAEGRLILGDALTRASEEEPELIIDFATLTGAARVALGPDYAAMMTRRDETAQELIDAGKSADDEPWRLPLPDAYREYLKSDIADIVNAHSNPYAGASVAGLFLDRFVGEGIDWVHFDTFAWRPFPKPGRSKGGTAYGLRASWHMLKARYGNA from the coding sequence ATGACCGATATCAACGACCTGATCCAGCCCGATCACGGGCAAGACGCAACCGCGATCCATCTCACCACCGCTGGTGCGTATGAAGAATTCGCCAAGACACTTTCCGCTGGCCAGCGCTCAAGTCTCGCGGCGCAGAAGTTCGAAGGGAACGCCGGGCAGGTCGGGATCGTGCCCGATGGCGACAAATGGTTCGCGATGGGCGGCGTTGCGAACCCGAAGAATATGACGAGTTGGTGCCTTGCGGCACTGTCCGAACAACTGCCCGAAGGCACCTACCGATTGGTGGATCACCAGCCCGGCGCAGCGGCATTCGGCTGGCTGACAGCGCATTACCGCTTCACCCGCTACCGCGATGATGACAATGCGACCGGCCCGCGAGTTCTTCTGACCGAGCAAGTTGGGCGTCTTCCCGGTTATATCGCTGAGGCCGAGGCTGAAATGCTGGTGCGCGACCTCGTAAATACGCCCGCCGAAGACATGGGCCCGACCGCGCTGGAAGGCGAAGTAGAAAAACTCGTCAAGGCGCACGGTGCGGAGTTGAAAGTGACCAAGGGCGATGCGCTCGAGCAGGGCTATCCGATGGTCCATGCGGTCGGACGCGCGGCGGCGCGGCACCATGCTCCCCGGATCATGCACCTCGAATGGGGCGACAAGGACGCTCCGGTGCTGGCGATCATCGGCAAAGGCGTCTGCTTCGATTCCGGCGGTCTTGATATCAAGCCTGCGTCCGGCATGCGGTTGATGAAAAAGGACATGGGCGGTGCGGCCCATGCCATCGCGCTGGCAGGGCTGGTGATGAGTGCAGGTCTCAAGGTTCGGCTCCACCTGCTGATCCCGGCGGTCGAAAACGCTATCTCCGGCCCGGCATTTCGCCCGGGCGATGTGCTCGATAGTCGTCAGGGCCTGAGCGTCGAGATTCACAACACCGATGCAGAAGGTCGGTTGATCCTTGGCGATGCGCTGACGCGGGCGAGCGAGGAAGAGCCCGAACTGATCATCGACTTTGCCACGCTGACCGGAGCGGCGCGCGTCGCACTAGGCCCGGACTATGCGGCGATGATGACCCGCCGTGATGAAACCGCACAGGAACTCATCGACGCGGGCAAATCGGCAGATGACGAACCGTGGCGCTTGCCATTGCCCGATGCCTACCGCGAGTATCTCAAGTCTGACATCGCCGACATCGTCAACGCGCATTCCAACCCCTATGCAGGCGCAAGCGTCGCCGGATTGTTCCTCGATCGATTTGTCGGTGAAGGCATCGATTGGGTGCACTTCGACACTTTTGCGTGGCGCCCATTCCCCAAGCCAGGACGTTCCAAAGGCGGCACGGCCTACGGCCTGCGAGCGAGCTGGCACATGCTAAAGGCTCGTTACGGAAACGCCTGA
- a CDS encoding DUF4163 domain-containing protein, with protein sequence MLVRILAGLGLAAMAACSSASEIGNELGVDDSQIVVGEETAEEKLERRLAGGAKAREIAVENDLMKFSYSWPAEAVAIAPLDAAMEIRAKTEQEKFEAMTVEAKADAEQYDYPYRPYDFSKNWAVAADTPGFLSLAAANYTYTGGAHGNSVFDSMIWDRKTEAVMVQTDMFVSPQELGTAVREDYCTGLRAKQMERLGSSVANETGAFDNCPTLDELVVVVGSSNGEAFDQVDLLAAPYVAGSYVEGSYQVTVPVTQAVMQAVKPEYRAAFALGS encoded by the coding sequence ATGCTCGTGAGGATTCTGGCAGGGCTGGGCCTTGCGGCGATGGCGGCGTGCTCGTCGGCAAGCGAAATTGGCAACGAACTTGGTGTCGACGACAGCCAAATCGTTGTTGGTGAAGAGACAGCAGAAGAGAAACTGGAACGCAGGCTGGCGGGCGGGGCGAAAGCGCGCGAGATCGCTGTTGAAAACGACTTGATGAAGTTCAGCTACAGTTGGCCAGCCGAAGCGGTCGCCATTGCTCCGCTTGATGCAGCGATGGAGATACGCGCCAAGACCGAGCAGGAAAAGTTCGAAGCAATGACGGTTGAGGCCAAGGCCGATGCTGAGCAGTATGACTATCCGTATCGCCCCTATGACTTCTCCAAGAACTGGGCGGTTGCCGCCGATACGCCCGGCTTTCTGAGTCTAGCAGCCGCGAACTACACCTATACCGGCGGTGCGCACGGCAACTCGGTGTTCGATTCGATGATCTGGGACCGCAAGACAGAGGCTGTGATGGTGCAGACCGACATGTTCGTGTCGCCTCAAGAGCTCGGAACGGCCGTACGCGAGGATTACTGCACCGGCCTTCGAGCGAAGCAGATGGAGCGGTTGGGTTCGAGCGTTGCCAATGAAACCGGAGCTTTCGACAATTGCCCGACGCTGGACGAGTTGGTTGTGGTGGTGGGATCGTCGAATGGCGAGGCATTCGATCAGGTCGACTTGCTTGCCGCACCCTATGTGGCTGGTTCGTATGTCGAAGGTTCTTATCAGGTAACCGTTCCCGTGACTCAGGCCGTAATGCAGGCAGTGAAGCCTGAATATCGAGCGGCGTTTGCGCTCGGAAGCTGA
- the map gene encoding type I methionyl aminopeptidase, giving the protein MHEYQLIDGDQTVYRDGTIKLHTEEGFDGMRKAGRLAATILDEVANLVQPGVTTESIDTAIRDMMLDGGAVPATLGYRGYTHSSCISINHVICHGIPSDKVLKEGDILNVDVTPLLDGWHGDTSRMFFAGEPPLKAKRLVDVTYECLMLGIEAAKPGARLGDIGAAIEAHAKQFRYGVVREFCGHGLGRLFHDAPEVVHAAKAGTGPELKPGMFFTIEPMINLGKPWAKVLGDGWTAVTRDKSLSAQFEHSLAITETGTEIFTKSPTGRDKPPY; this is encoded by the coding sequence ATGCACGAATATCAGCTCATCGACGGCGACCAGACCGTCTATCGCGACGGCACGATCAAGCTTCACACCGAGGAAGGCTTTGACGGGATGCGCAAGGCCGGACGGCTGGCCGCGACCATCCTTGATGAAGTTGCAAACCTCGTCCAGCCCGGCGTCACCACCGAAAGCATCGACACCGCGATCCGCGATATGATGCTGGATGGAGGCGCAGTGCCCGCGACGCTCGGCTATCGCGGCTACACCCATTCAAGCTGTATCTCGATCAACCACGTGATCTGCCACGGCATTCCTTCGGACAAGGTGCTGAAGGAAGGCGACATCCTCAATGTCGACGTCACGCCGTTGCTCGACGGCTGGCACGGCGACACGTCGCGGATGTTCTTTGCTGGTGAACCGCCGCTCAAGGCGAAACGGTTGGTCGATGTGACCTACGAATGCCTGATGCTTGGCATCGAAGCGGCCAAACCCGGCGCGCGCCTCGGCGATATCGGTGCGGCGATCGAAGCCCATGCCAAACAGTTCCGCTATGGCGTGGTGCGCGAGTTTTGCGGCCACGGTTTGGGCCGCCTGTTCCACGACGCCCCCGAAGTGGTCCACGCGGCCAAGGCAGGGACGGGGCCGGAGCTGAAACCCGGCATGTTCTTCACCATCGAACCGATGATCAACCTGGGTAAGCCTTGGGCGAAGGTGCTGGGCGACGGCTGGACTGCGGTGACGCGCGACAAGTCGCTGAGTGCGCAGTTTGAGCACAGCCTCGCGATTACCGAGACCGGGACCGAGATCTTTACGAAGAGCCCGACCGGACGAGACAAGCCGCCTTATTGA
- a CDS encoding DUF4440 domain-containing protein — MRILATAASALLLVNCAPQQSIPATEAEAEAAFDQYVEAVNSGQSSAVAAMYDDNPGFHWVERGGVQYTSGDEAAASFEELVASGMEPRMTTDTMQVSILGERSALVSAHFDLAMFDASGAEQFAFDGWMTVGMVKREDGWKIAGGQTGPGEDTE; from the coding sequence ATGAGAATTCTCGCAACCGCTGCGTCAGCCCTGCTACTGGTCAATTGCGCCCCGCAGCAGAGCATTCCTGCGACAGAAGCCGAGGCCGAAGCGGCATTTGATCAGTATGTCGAGGCGGTCAACAGCGGTCAGAGTAGCGCGGTCGCAGCCATGTATGACGACAATCCCGGCTTTCACTGGGTTGAGCGTGGCGGCGTGCAGTACACCTCTGGCGATGAGGCAGCAGCATCATTCGAGGAGCTGGTCGCATCGGGCATGGAACCGCGGATGACGACCGACACCATGCAGGTATCGATCCTGGGCGAGCGCAGCGCGCTGGTCTCGGCCCATTTCGACCTCGCCATGTTTGATGCATCGGGCGCAGAGCAATTCGCCTTCGACGGCTGGATGACCGTTGGCATGGTCAAACGCGAGGATGGCTGGAAGATCGCAGGCGGTCAGACGGGACCCGGCGAAGACACGGAATAG
- a CDS encoding heme exporter protein CcmB: MIGTLLKRDLAKFFPFAGGGAALPVVFFVAVAMLYPFAVGPDPVMLTRTGGGVVWIAALLAAILPLEKLVAQDIELGTFDQLKLRGLTEEMMMAVRLLAHWLSFGPPLILAAFPAAALLALDNPTLHLLLIGLLAGTPGLAAIGLMIAALTASLRAGAALSGLMLIPLALPILIFGAGALARQDQASLGFVGAISLLLVAIAPFAAGAAIRAAREV, from the coding sequence ATGATCGGCACGCTCCTGAAACGCGATCTCGCCAAGTTCTTCCCCTTCGCCGGTGGCGGTGCAGCGCTGCCTGTCGTGTTCTTCGTCGCGGTCGCGATGCTGTATCCGTTCGCGGTCGGGCCTGATCCGGTGATGCTCACACGGACTGGTGGCGGTGTTGTATGGATCGCGGCTCTGCTTGCGGCGATCCTGCCGCTGGAAAAGCTTGTCGCGCAGGATATCGAGCTCGGCACGTTCGACCAGTTGAAGCTGCGCGGACTGACCGAAGAGATGATGATGGCGGTACGGCTGCTGGCGCATTGGCTCAGCTTCGGCCCGCCGCTGATTCTCGCCGCTTTCCCCGCAGCCGCTTTGCTCGCGCTCGACAATCCCACTTTGCATCTGCTCCTCATCGGCTTGCTCGCTGGCACGCCCGGCCTTGCCGCAATCGGTCTGATGATCGCCGCACTCACCGCGAGCCTACGCGCAGGCGCGGCACTGTCGGGCCTGATGCTGATTCCGCTCGCGCTGCCGATCCTGATATTCGGCGCAGGCGCGCTCGCGCGTCAGGATCAAGCAAGCCTTGGCTTCGTTGGTGCGATAAGCCTGCTGCTGGTCGCCATCGCGCCCTTTGCGGCAGGAGCCGCCATCAGAGCCGCCAGAGAGGTTTGA
- the ccmA gene encoding heme ABC exporter ATP-binding protein CcmA, with the protein MQGSASPSLSSTDLACRRGDRLLFRGLSFVLASGEALHVTGANGTGKTTLIRALAGLTSPYAGKGSSDGAIGLLDERPALDLDVPLRKALAFWERVDGCNDPSGAITVLGLEPLLDVPVRYLSTGQRKRAGFAALLNRGVPVWLLDEPLSGLDKGAIAQVTALIQLHIGGGGIALIASHQPLAIEGLQTLAIEDFAPAHEDAE; encoded by the coding sequence ATGCAAGGTTCTGCAAGCCCTTCTCTTTCTTCAACCGACCTCGCGTGCCGTCGGGGCGACCGGCTGCTGTTTCGCGGACTTTCATTTGTGCTGGCGAGCGGCGAGGCGCTGCATGTCACCGGAGCGAACGGGACAGGCAAGACGACCCTAATCCGTGCGCTGGCGGGGCTGACATCCCCCTATGCGGGAAAGGGCAGCAGCGACGGAGCTATCGGCCTGCTGGACGAGAGGCCTGCGCTCGATCTGGATGTGCCGCTTCGAAAGGCCCTCGCCTTTTGGGAGCGCGTCGATGGTTGCAACGATCCGAGCGGTGCGATCACTGTGTTGGGACTGGAGCCGCTGCTGGACGTGCCGGTGCGCTACCTCTCGACAGGTCAGCGCAAACGTGCAGGATTTGCCGCCTTGCTCAATCGCGGGGTTCCCGTCTGGCTGCTGGACGAACCGCTGAGCGGGCTGGACAAAGGCGCCATTGCGCAGGTCACGGCGCTGATCCAATTGCATATCGGCGGCGGCGGAATAGCCCTGATCGCCTCGCACCAGCCATTGGCAATCGAAGGGCTTCAGACACTCGCAATCGAGGACTTTGCCCCCGCACATGAGGACGCGGAATGA
- a CDS encoding 4a-hydroxytetrahydrobiopterin dehydratase has product MVAVPELTEAERERLLADRPDWELAREGKAITRTFQFKDFSEAWGFMSRVALIADSQDHHPEWFNVYAKVEITLTTHDAGGLSQRDAVMAKAIDSLV; this is encoded by the coding sequence ATGGTTGCTGTCCCCGAACTCACCGAAGCCGAACGCGAGCGTTTGCTGGCCGACCGTCCCGATTGGGAACTTGCTCGCGAAGGCAAGGCGATCACGCGCACGTTCCAGTTCAAGGATTTCAGTGAAGCATGGGGCTTTATGAGCCGCGTCGCGCTGATCGCCGACAGCCAGGATCACCATCCCGAATGGTTCAACGTCTACGCCAAGGTGGAGATCACCCTGACCACGCATGACGCAGGCGGATTGTCGCAGCGCGATGCAGTGATGGCCAAGGCGATTGATAGTTTGGTTTAG